The following proteins are encoded in a genomic region of Oncorhynchus gorbuscha isolate QuinsamMale2020 ecotype Even-year linkage group LG11, OgorEven_v1.0, whole genome shotgun sequence:
- the LOC124048087 gene encoding transcription factor 20-like, protein MEQPLGDYDDLEPQDPSSTRGLPAVMDLTRKGEECLLKANSMDVLQVVKPPSWYPNVPETDHDHRLQPVDQIQPDNPFSNTTVTLSYVSRSHVFSQHPSLSQHPSLSQHPSLSQHPSLSQHPSLSQHPSLSQHPSLSQHPSLYGVPSISRFSTMDGYLQQVDRPLGFAPRSEMFDSIPPAQVVGENVAGVCLMQQSHEINGHRVASNGGVEKYKPQQRGSSMKRTLSQDTVNKGLQNGQGSSSWSNSAICIDSSPESLTTDMEDGQRASEVLFLISRTEEPVLMQDRRSPRDLCSPNRDYISPLEDPVSPSVSLDDVEDGLILPQPSCSPCAYNYSPDDTADTCWDELGKGGPELSVVQGTRSNGENTPRLDYSKDFQQPGHKPKAASEPIVDLTEDESTVPEVSEKKPKQTAATHLNDNVKVEQRTSERKRLPPRSGRGTRLEAIVMNINPNWYKVSTKKPKSQTNPLTQSSPSKAGVSPNEQTSFVVKKKFQNKAESSCEEETKVQAAASLTGHMDNIYTNTGRCIESTSDSENVCFSKYPHNHRTSPITSSLPFAPDKDLEKESEHGESGPEPSSEVDLLTVSTSLKTSPKKPGKHKAETTSSEAAAPTAKTRKATPAPKKKRKKPRLDQSSIFSPREPEIKLKYINYKEEKRDMRVDTFSPFIHIEHKPSSTSPANCTVINYPEEEKPRQNGQGQQQAGSSGSRGFIPGAVPSTSCLQLGRISTHSQHHSSLVCCLCGGSANAMDLGDLHGPYYPEGYRPGTEAPASKPGLKEEEDLSDSDSSCSVRGRGRKCARPPGVPWPHKPDPRLKREGLLGRWTSDSDPSGSPGSKRGRIEAGPSVTSGSRAAVDDWYVPPVVPLDQCEYWLHEDCSIWSAGVFLVKGRVYGLEEAVKVAQETTCSRCHNPGATLGCFIKGCPNKYHYRCSLQSDCVLNEENFSMKCTKHKNKSFQGLPGSRRDNR, encoded by the exons ATGGAGCAACCGCTGGGGGACTATGATGATTTAGAGCCACAGGACCCCTCCTCCACCCGCGGCCTTCCCGCTGTGATGGACCTGACCAGAAAAGGTGAGGAATGCCTCTTGAAAGCCAACTCCATGGACGTCCTACAGGTGGTCAAGCCTCCCAGCTGGTACCCAAACGTCCCTGAGACTGACCACGACCACAGGCTTCAACCAGTAGACCAGATCCAGCCAGACAATCCCTTCTCCAACACCACAGTCACTCTCTCATATGTGAGCCGGTCTCATGTCTTCTCccagcatccctctctctcccagcatccctctctctcccagcatccctctctctcccagcatccctctctctcccagcatccctctctctcccagcatccctctctctcccagcatccctctctctcccagcatCCCTCTCTCTACGGTGTCCCGTCGATCAGCAGGTTCTCAACAATGGATGGCTACCTGCAGCAGGTAGACAGGCCTCTGGGCTTCGCACCTCGGTCGGAAATGTTTGACTCTATCCCTCCAGCCCAGGTGGTGGGTGAGAATGTCGCAGGGGTGTGTCTGATGCAGCAGTCTCATGAAATCAATGGCCATCGAGTTGCCAGTAACggaggagtggagaaatacaaGCCTCAACAGAGAGGGAGTTCAATGAAACGCACTCTTTCTCAGGACACAGTCAACAAAGGATTGCAGAATGGCCAGGGTAGTAGCAGCTGGTCCAACTCTGCCATCTGCATCGATTCCTCCCCAGAGTCTCTCACTACAGACATGGAGGATGGTCAGAGGGCTTCAGAggttctctttctcatctctagAACAGAGGAGCCAGTCCTGATGCAGGACCGCAGGAGTCCCAGGGACCTGTGTTCTCCGAATAGGGACTATATCAGTCCTCTGGAGGAcccggtctctccctctgtctcactggATGACGTAGAGGATGGGCTCATTCTGCCTCAGCCCTCTTGCTCACCCTGTGCATACAATTATTCACCAGACGACACGGCTGATACCTGCTGGGATGAGCTGGGGAAAGGAGGACCTGAGCTGTCTGTAGTACAGGGGACAAGGTCTAATGGTGAGAATACACCAAGGTTAGATTACAGCAAGGACTTCCAGCAGCCAGGACATAAACCCAAGGCGGCTTCGGAGCCTATTGTTGATTTGACAGAAGACGAGAGCACTGTGCCAGAGGTTTCAGAAAAGAAACCCAAGCAGACAGCTGCTACTCACCTGAATGATAATGTCAAGGTGGAGCAGAGGACTTCTGAGAGGAAACGACTTCCCCCTCGCTCTGGCAGGGGAACCAGGCTAGAGGCCATAGTGATGAATATAAACCCTAACTGGTATAAAGTATCTACTAAGAAGCCCAAGTCTCAGACGAATCCCCTGACCCAGAGCAGTCCATCTAAAGCCGGTGTTAGTCCTAACGAACAGACCTCGTTTGTAGTGAAGAAGAAGTTCCAGAATAAAGCAGAGTCTAGCTGTGAGGAAGAGACTAAAGTACAGGCGGCAGCCTCACTGACCGGTCATATGGATAACATTTACACAAACACAGGCCGTTGCATAGAGTCTACCTCAGATTCGGAAAATGTCTGTTTTTCGAAATACCCACACAACCACCGCACATCTCCGATAACCTCCAGTCTGCCCTTTGCTCCAGACAAAGATTTAGAGAAGGAGTCGGAACACGGAGAGTCAGGTCCCGAGCCCTCCTCTGAGGTGGATTTACTGACTGTATCGACGTCACTTAAAACATCTCCAAAGAAACCCGGGAAGCATAAAGCTGAAACTACAAGCAGCGAAGCAGCTGCTCCCACAGCCAAAACAAGGAAGGCGACCCCTGCTCCCAAGAAGAAAAGGAAGAAACCCAGACTGGATCAGTCCTCAATATTCTCCCCTCGGGAGCCTGAGATCAAACTGAAATACATCAACtacaaggaggagaagagggacatgAGGGTGGAcacattctctcctttcatccacATAGAGCATaagccctcctccacctcccccgcCAACTGTACTGTCATCAACTACCCAGAGGAGGAGAAGCCCAGGCAGAATGGCCAGGGGCAACAGCAGGctggaagttcaggatccagggGTTTCATCCCAGGGGCTGTACCCTCCACTTCCTGCCTCCAGCTTGGCCGCATCTCCACCCACAGCCAGCACCACAGCTCACTGGTTTGCTGCCTGTGTGGAGGCTCGGCTAACGCCATGGACCTTGGGGACCTCCACGGACCATACTACCCTGAGGGATACAGACCCGGCACTGAAGCCCCAGCTAGCAAACCAGGCCTCAAAGAAGAGGAGGATCTCAGTGACTCTGACTCATCCTGCAGCGTGAGAGGCCGGGGTAGAAAGTGTGCTCGGCCCCCGGGGGTCCCCTGGCCCCACAAACCTGACCCCCGGCTGAAACGGGAGGGCCTGCTGGGGAGATGGACCAGTGACAGCGACCCCTCAGGCAGCCCTGGATCTAAGAGGGGCAGGATTGAGGCTGGGCCTTCGGTAACATCTGGGTCCAGGGCTGCAGTGGATGACTGGTACGTTCCCCCGGTGGTGCCTCTGGACCAGTGTGAGTACTGGCTCCATGAGGACTGCAGCATCTGGTCTGCAGGTGTGTTCCTGGTGAAGGGAAGGGTCTACGGCCTGGAAGAGGCAGTCAAGGTGGCTCAGGAGACG ACGTGTTCTCGCTGCCATAACCCAGGTGCCACGTTGGGCTGCTTCATCAAAGGATGCCCCAACAAGTATCACTACAGGTGTTCTCTACAGTCAG ACTGTGTCCTCAATGAAGAGAACTTCTCCATGAAATGCACTAAACACAAG AACAAGTCGTTCCAAGGCCTTCCTGGGAGCAGAAGAGACAACCGGTGA